In Novosphingobium sp. MMS21-SN21R, a single genomic region encodes these proteins:
- a CDS encoding DMT family transporter: MQDSQKSALVFALFGFALFSVGDAAVKGMAGLWPGTAIAALRYVFGAIGLGIALGVKEGRAGFTFPRLRWQILRGVSVGTSAVAFFSAVQLMPIGEATAISFTSPMITSLLAALVLKEPLRRETWIACGVAFAGVLLILRPNFSLFGWAALLPIVSATCMALLIIANRRVAGTGSALSMQFNVAVIGASCLIAMTVAGHFSGIERLAVPLPQTSVVLRCAMIAVSATMAHALIYLATTRAGAATIAPMTYVQLLMAGAFGWVLFGERPDLLSAVGAVVIVCAGLYLWRSGRGPAEPVMTE; this comes from the coding sequence TTGCAGGACAGTCAAAAATCGGCGCTGGTCTTCGCCCTGTTCGGCTTTGCGCTTTTTTCGGTCGGCGATGCTGCGGTCAAGGGCATGGCAGGATTGTGGCCGGGAACGGCAATTGCAGCCTTGCGCTACGTATTCGGCGCGATCGGTCTCGGCATTGCGCTCGGCGTCAAGGAAGGACGCGCCGGGTTCACATTTCCCAGGCTGCGCTGGCAGATCCTGCGCGGGGTCAGCGTCGGAACCTCGGCGGTGGCATTCTTCAGCGCCGTGCAATTGATGCCCATCGGCGAGGCAACAGCGATCTCGTTCACCAGCCCGATGATCACCTCACTGCTTGCCGCGCTCGTTCTGAAAGAACCTCTTCGCCGCGAAACATGGATTGCGTGCGGAGTGGCTTTTGCAGGCGTCCTGCTCATCCTCAGGCCGAATTTCAGTCTGTTCGGATGGGCTGCGCTCCTGCCAATCGTTTCTGCGACGTGCATGGCTCTGCTAATCATCGCCAACCGCCGTGTCGCAGGCACGGGCAGCGCGTTGTCGATGCAGTTCAACGTGGCGGTCATCGGCGCAAGCTGCTTGATCGCGATGACCGTTGCCGGGCATTTCAGTGGGATAGAGCGTCTCGCAGTGCCGCTACCGCAAACATCGGTCGTTCTGAGATGCGCTATGATAGCTGTCAGCGCGACCATGGCCCATGCGCTGATCTATTTGGCAACGACGAGGGCAGGGGCCGCGACAATCGCGCCGATGACTTACGTGCAATTGCTGATGGCCGGCGCGTTCGGGTGGGTGCTGTTTGGCGAGCGCCCGGATCTGCTATCCGCCGTGGGCGCAGTGGTGATCGTTTGCGCAGGCCTCTACCTGTGGCGTTCGGGCCGCGGACCCGCTGAACCGGTGATGACCGAATAG
- a CDS encoding glycosyltransferase, whose amino-acid sequence MTKLIIQIPCLNEAESLPDTLVALPRVIPGIDQIEILIIDDGSSDGTADVARRFGAHHIVQHRRNRGLAAAFQSGIDAALAAGADIIVNTDADGQYVGEDIAKLVAPIVAREADIVIGDRGVGRNEHFGPFKQLLQRLGSAVVRNLSRTDVTDAVSGFRAISRTVAQRITITTEFSYTTDMLIQAGRKRFKIVSVPIRTNQTMRPSRLFSSIPQFISRQLLTMGRAYATYNPLRTFAVIGGLLALVGFLPLLRFLALWAMGDGDGHVQSLVIGGAMLVLGALTGLMGVLAELIGANRKLLEASLHKLRMLEERIESFDNPPAHSGADNAGSAWKRRA is encoded by the coding sequence ATGACCAAGCTAATCATCCAGATTCCATGCCTCAACGAAGCTGAAAGCCTGCCGGACACGCTGGTGGCGTTGCCTCGCGTCATTCCCGGAATCGACCAGATCGAGATATTGATCATCGACGACGGCAGCAGCGACGGCACGGCAGACGTCGCGCGCCGTTTCGGCGCACACCACATCGTCCAGCACCGCCGCAATCGCGGGCTTGCTGCTGCTTTCCAGAGCGGAATCGACGCAGCCTTGGCCGCTGGGGCTGATATCATCGTCAACACCGATGCCGATGGCCAGTACGTCGGCGAGGACATCGCCAAGCTGGTCGCGCCCATCGTTGCTCGGGAAGCCGATATCGTGATCGGGGATCGCGGTGTTGGCCGCAACGAGCACTTCGGCCCGTTCAAGCAGCTTCTGCAACGGCTCGGCAGTGCGGTTGTACGAAATCTTTCGCGCACTGACGTGACCGACGCCGTCAGCGGTTTCCGTGCGATCAGTCGGACAGTGGCGCAACGGATCACCATCACCACTGAGTTCAGCTATACGACTGACATGCTGATCCAGGCGGGACGCAAGCGTTTCAAGATCGTCAGCGTGCCGATCCGCACCAACCAGACTATGCGCCCGTCGCGCCTGTTCAGTTCCATCCCGCAGTTCATCTCGCGCCAGTTGCTGACGATGGGCCGGGCCTACGCAACCTACAATCCGCTGCGAACTTTTGCGGTCATCGGCGGACTCCTGGCCTTGGTCGGCTTCCTGCCATTGCTCCGCTTCCTGGCCCTCTGGGCGATGGGAGACGGTGACGGCCACGTTCAGTCGCTCGTGATCGGCGGCGCCATGCTCGTGCTGGGCGCACTGACCGGGTTGATGGGGGTGCTGGCTGAACTGATTGGCGCCAACCGGAAGCTGCTTGAAGCATCGCTGCACAAGCTTCGCA